A single region of the Mustela lutreola isolate mMusLut2 chromosome 2, mMusLut2.pri, whole genome shotgun sequence genome encodes:
- the TMEM108 gene encoding transmembrane protein 108 has protein sequence MKRSLQALYCQLLSFLLILALTEALVFATQEPSPRESLQVLPSGTTPDTMVTATLSSTRHSSMATAPTSVGSLTPHPNGSSSQAAAPMAMTTPHPDGRPPTNAVSTIMMTATTPHSEGPLTTGPLPAAMATTSSHSEGHPQGEAMATILLTKPTEATSRPTTAPTRATTRRPPRPPGSSRKGTSSSSRSVLPAPSGHSGKKEGQRGRNQSSTHLGQKRPLGKIFQIYKGNFTGSIEPDLSTLTPRNPLWGYSSLPQPQTVATTMAPSRTSWAPPTTPLVPAEDKPGLSRADQGGGSTFTSQGGEPDTTVASGAPASPQPAPVPSQHPRGDPQDGPSHSDSWLTVTPGINRPPSTSSGVFTATAGPTQAAFNVSVSAPSKGTPQGTSSTSQAPAHPTRGSESTVSQAKEEATTTPTTTNRVPSPLSTVVSTATGNFLNRLVPAGTWKPGTAGNISHVAEGDKPQHRATICLSKMDIAWVILAISVPISSCSVLLTVCCLRRKKKTANPENNLSYWNNAITMDYFNKHAVELPREIQSLETSEDQLSEPRSPANGDYRDTGMVLVNPFCQETLFVGNDQVSEI, from the exons gcttcctcctgatcttgGCACTGACCGAAGCACTGGTATTTGCCACCCAGGAACCATCTCCGAGAGAATCTCTTCAGGTCCTCCCCTCAGGCACCACCCCAGACACCATGGTGACAGCAACCCTCAGCTCTACCAGACATTCTTCCATGGCAACTGCCCCCACTTCTGTGGGCTCACTGACCCCCCATCCCAATGGATCCTCCTCACAGGCTGCAGCTCCCATGGCAATGACAACGCCCCATCCAGATGGACGCCCTCCTACAAACGCTGTCTCCACCATCATGATGACAGCAACCACCCCACATTCTGAAGGCCCCCTAACCACAGGGCCCCTTCCTGCTGCCATGGCAACCACATCCTCCCACTCAGAGGGCCATCCCCAGGGGGAAGCTATGGCCACCATCCTGCTAACAAAGCCAACAGAAGCCACCAGCCGTCCCACCACAGCACCTACCCGGGCTACCACACGCAGacctcccaggcccccaggctcTTCCCGAAAGGGGACCAGCAGTTCATCACGCTCTGTCCTGCCTGCACCCAGTGGCCactctgggaagaaggaaggccAGCGGGGACGAAATCAGAGCTCCACACATCTGGGGCAGAAGCGGCCCTTGGGGAAAATCTTTCAGATCTACAAAGGCAACTTTACAGGGTCTATAGAACCTGACCTGTCCACCCTCACTCCCAGGAACCCACTCTGGGGTTATTCTTCCTTGCCACAACCCCAGACAGTGGCCACAACCATGGCGCCCAGCAGGACCTCGTGGgcaccacccaccacccccctGGTGCCTGCAGAGGACAAACCAGGCCTTAGCAGAGCAGACCAGGGGGGTGGTTCCACCTTCACCAGCCAAGGAGGGGAGCCGGACACCACAGTAGcctcaggtgcccctgccagtCCACAACCTGCCCCAGTGCCTTCTCAGCACCCCCGCGGTGACCCACAGGATGGCCCCAGCCACAGTGACTCCTGGCTTACTGTCACCCCCGGCATCAACAGACCTCCATCTACCAGCTCTGGGGTCTTCACAGCCACCGCGGGGCCCACCCAGGCTGCCTTCAACGTCAGTGTCTCAGCCCCTTCCAAGGGGACCCCTCAGGGAACATCTTCAACCTCGCaggccccagcccaccccaccagGGGCTCAGAAAGCACTGTTTCCCAAGCCAAGGAGGAGGCTACAACCACCCCCACAACGACCAACAGGGTACCCAGTCCTCTCTCCACAGTGGTGTCCACAGCCACAGGAAACTTCCTCAACCGCCTAGTCCCTGCTGGGACCTGGAAGCCTGGAACAGCAGGGAATATATCCCATGTGGCTGAAGGAGAcaaaccccagcacagagccacCATCTGCCTGAGCAAGATGGACATCGCCTGGGTGATCTTGGCCATCAGCGTGCCCATCTCCTCCTGCT CTGTCTTGCTGACAGTGTGCTgcctgaggaggaagaaaaagacgGCTAATCCAGAGAACAACCTGAGCTACTGGAACAATGCCATCACCATGGACTACTTCAATAAGCATGCTGTGGAGTTACCAAGGGAGATCCAGTCCCTTGAAACTTCTGAG gaccAGCTCTCGGAACCCCGATCCCCAGCCAATGGTGACTACAGAGACACTGGGATGGTCCTCGTCAACCCCTTCTGCCAAGAAACATTGTTTGTGGGAAATGATCAAGTATCGGAGATCTAA